The proteins below are encoded in one region of Deinococcus betulae:
- a CDS encoding UbiA family prenyltransferase, with amino-acid sequence MSRLPARAWPAHLPLRRVLVVSRPALWVNTVGTLVTGVWLSGELYTLHPGVLALLAYLTLPFNLLIYGLNDLFDREEDARSSRKGGWQGARLASYEAAPLLRATAWLNVPALLLLTLALPPAATAVLAVSAALFVAYSLPPLRLKARPFLDGLSNVAYALPLALPALVLGKGVPWAPLLALMAYSVGKHAFDAAQDIPADRLAGTRTVATTLGAGGTALYALAWFCLAAALLWPVSRLTALALLLTCGGMSLALRRRPTPEQAARLYPLSIVTPWIVGAVAGVQLVYLLARGLWP; translated from the coding sequence GTGAGCCGCCTGCCCGCCCGCGCCTGGCCTGCCCACCTGCCCCTGCGGCGGGTGCTGGTGGTGTCGCGCCCGGCCCTGTGGGTGAATACCGTGGGCACCCTGGTGACGGGCGTGTGGCTCAGTGGGGAGCTGTATACCCTGCACCCCGGCGTGCTGGCGCTGCTGGCCTACCTCACCCTGCCGTTTAACCTCCTGATTTACGGCCTGAACGACCTCTTTGACCGCGAAGAAGACGCCCGCAGCAGCCGCAAAGGAGGCTGGCAGGGCGCGCGCCTGGCCAGCTATGAGGCCGCGCCCCTGCTGCGCGCCACCGCGTGGCTGAATGTGCCGGCCCTGCTGCTGCTGACCCTGGCCCTGCCCCCAGCCGCCACCGCTGTGCTGGCTGTGTCGGCGGCGCTGTTTGTGGCCTACAGCCTGCCGCCCCTGCGCCTCAAGGCCCGGCCCTTTCTGGACGGCCTGAGCAACGTGGCCTACGCGCTGCCCCTGGCGCTGCCCGCGCTGGTGCTGGGCAAGGGCGTGCCCTGGGCGCCGCTGCTGGCCCTGATGGCGTATTCGGTGGGGAAACACGCCTTTGACGCCGCGCAGGATATTCCCGCCGACCGCCTGGCCGGCACGCGCACAGTGGCGACCACGCTGGGCGCCGGGGGCACCGCCCTGTATGCCCTGGCCTGGTTCTGTCTGGCGGCGGCGCTGCTGTGGCCGGTGTCGCGCCTGACCGCGCTCGCGCTGCTGCTGACCTGCGGCGGCATGAGCCTGGCCCTGCGCCGCCGCCCCACCCCCGAGCAGGCTGCGCGGCTGTATCCCCTCAGCATCGTCACGCCCTGGATTGTGGGCGCGGTGGCCGGGGTGCAGTTGGTCTACCTGCTGGCGCGCGGCTTGTGGCCGTAG
- a CDS encoding aminopeptidase, translating into MQTPSLLAYDPDLHAALLADYCLMAGEGERLLVAGGQEATPLLRAVTRALLTRGARPVPRVDYPGQDEDFAELASDAVLDAAHAADLADVEALDGSLRVLTPMPGRAVDAARRARLMAARAPVAAARARKKWSLTLYPTAHAAAQAGMTPEGFGDFVMRAMFLDRPDPVAAWGEVRAMQARIIERLSRADVVRLEAPGTDLTLRVGGRTWANSDGRRNMPSGEVFTGPLEDSAEGVVTFTVPAEYQGQVVRGARLEFRGGLVVDASAEEGDAVLHAALDTDPGARRLGELGIGTNSGIQVPTGNILFDEKIGGTVHLAIGKSYPETGGVNASAVHWDLITDLRTGGRLSLDGEVVQENGQFLI; encoded by the coding sequence GTGCAGACACCCTCCCTTCTGGCGTATGACCCGGACCTTCACGCGGCGCTGCTGGCGGACTACTGCCTGATGGCCGGAGAAGGTGAGCGGCTCCTGGTGGCCGGCGGCCAGGAGGCCACGCCGCTGCTGCGCGCCGTCACCCGCGCCCTGCTGACGCGCGGCGCGCGCCCGGTGCCCCGTGTGGATTACCCTGGCCAGGACGAGGATTTTGCTGAGCTGGCGTCGGACGCCGTGCTGGACGCCGCCCACGCCGCCGACCTGGCAGACGTGGAAGCGCTGGACGGCAGCCTGCGCGTGCTGACCCCTATGCCAGGCCGCGCCGTTGATGCGGCCCGACGCGCCCGTCTGATGGCCGCCCGCGCGCCCGTGGCCGCGGCCCGCGCCCGCAAGAAGTGGAGCCTCACCCTCTACCCCACCGCCCACGCCGCCGCGCAGGCCGGCATGACGCCCGAAGGGTTTGGTGATTTTGTGATGCGCGCCATGTTTCTGGACCGGCCCGACCCGGTGGCCGCCTGGGGCGAGGTGCGCGCCATGCAGGCCCGGATCATTGAGCGCCTGAGCCGCGCCGACGTGGTGAGGCTTGAAGCCCCCGGCACCGACCTGACCCTGCGTGTGGGCGGCCGGACCTGGGCCAACAGCGATGGGCGGCGCAACATGCCCAGCGGTGAGGTCTTTACCGGCCCACTTGAGGACAGCGCCGAGGGCGTGGTGACGTTCACGGTGCCCGCCGAGTATCAGGGCCAAGTGGTGCGGGGGGCGCGGCTGGAATTCCGGGGCGGGCTGGTCGTGGACGCCAGCGCCGAGGAAGGCGACGCCGTGCTGCACGCCGCGCTCGACACAGACCCCGGCGCCCGCCGCTTGGGCGAGCTGGGGATTGGCACCAACAGCGGTATTCAGGTGCCCACCGGCAACATCCTGTTTGACGAGAAAATCGGTGGCACCGTTCACCTGGCCATTGGCAAGAGCTACCCCGAAACCGGCGGCGTCAACGCCAGCGCCGTTCACTGGGACCTGATTA
- a CDS encoding NAD-dependent epimerase/dehydratase family protein, protein MNILVTGASGFVGRAVVAELRARGHTVWAGSRRGEAVAGAHGLKLDVTDPGSVQRAVGQADPEAVVHLVGIIAETRDQTFEGVHVEGTRHVLAATPRHARYVHMSALGARGDSGSGYSSSKARAEGLVRASGMRWTIFQPSLIFGVGDDFFGRVLRELVSTAPIVPQIGDGSFPFRPVSVQDVARAFATAAESETGMGETFRLTGPDEYTFRQLLELELGALGKRKPIVPVPLPLMNLAVPLMGLLPHPPITRDQYAMLKEGNTAPNEPSRTVFDLPMQRLPEHLPEIVAQAKKRQA, encoded by the coding sequence ATGAACATTCTGGTGACCGGGGCCAGCGGCTTTGTGGGGCGGGCCGTCGTGGCCGAGTTACGCGCGCGCGGGCATACCGTCTGGGCCGGCAGCCGCCGGGGCGAGGCGGTGGCCGGCGCCCACGGCCTGAAGCTGGACGTGACGGACCCCGGCAGCGTGCAGCGCGCCGTGGGCCAGGCCGACCCGGAGGCCGTGGTGCATCTGGTGGGCATCATTGCCGAAACCAGGGACCAGACCTTTGAGGGGGTGCATGTCGAGGGCACCCGGCATGTGCTGGCCGCCACGCCCCGGCACGCCCGTTACGTTCACATGAGCGCCCTGGGCGCGCGCGGGGACAGCGGCAGCGGGTATTCCAGCTCTAAAGCCCGCGCCGAGGGCCTGGTGCGGGCCAGCGGCATGCGCTGGACGATCTTTCAGCCCAGCCTGATTTTTGGGGTCGGCGACGACTTTTTTGGCCGAGTGCTGCGCGAACTGGTCAGCACGGCCCCCATCGTGCCGCAGATTGGCGACGGCTCATTTCCCTTCCGGCCCGTCAGTGTGCAGGACGTGGCGCGCGCCTTCGCCACCGCTGCCGAGTCGGAGACAGGGATGGGCGAAACCTTTCGCCTGACAGGCCCCGACGAATACACCTTCCGGCAACTGCTGGAACTGGAATTAGGGGCGCTGGGCAAGCGCAAGCCGATTGTGCCTGTGCCCCTGCCCCTGATGAATCTGGCGGTGCCCCTGATGGGTCTGCTGCCCCACCCACCCATCACACGCGACCAGTACGCCATGCTGAAAGAAGGCAACACGGCGCCCAACGAGCCGTCCCGCACCGTGTTTGACCTGCCCATGCAGCGCCTGCCCGAACACCTGCCGGAGATTGTGGCACAGGCGAAGAAACGCCAGGCCTGA
- the purU gene encoding formyltetrahydrofolate deformylase, whose protein sequence is MTAPASAPSAPTSLDPQNTAVLTISCPDRGGIVAAVSQFLHNHGANIIHSDQHSTDPQGGIFFMRMEFHLSGLDLAREPFERAFASVVAAPFGMTWRVNYTAQPKRMAVLVSRYDHCFLDLLWRKRRGELHVEIPLIISNHEDLRRDAEMFGIPFHVVPVTKENKAEAEAEQVRLMHEAGADFAVLARYMQILSGEFLGHFGRPVINIHHSFLPAFVGANPYRAAFNRGVKLIGATSHYVTEELDAGPIIAQDVIPVTHRETPDTLMRLGRDVERQVLARAVKAHVDDRVLVYGNKTVVF, encoded by the coding sequence ATGACGGCTCCCGCCTCCGCCCCCTCCGCGCCCACCTCACTGGACCCCCAGAACACGGCTGTCCTGACCATCTCCTGCCCAGACCGGGGCGGCATTGTGGCGGCGGTGTCGCAGTTTCTGCACAACCACGGCGCCAATATCATCCACAGCGACCAGCACAGCACCGACCCTCAGGGCGGCATCTTCTTTATGCGGATGGAGTTTCACCTCTCGGGCCTGGACCTGGCGCGTGAACCGTTCGAGCGGGCCTTTGCCAGCGTGGTGGCCGCGCCGTTTGGCATGACCTGGCGCGTCAATTACACGGCGCAGCCCAAGCGGATGGCCGTGCTGGTCAGCCGGTACGACCACTGCTTCCTGGACCTGCTGTGGCGCAAACGCCGGGGCGAACTGCACGTCGAGATCCCGCTGATTATCAGCAACCACGAGGACCTGCGCCGCGACGCCGAGATGTTTGGCATTCCCTTTCATGTCGTGCCCGTGACCAAGGAGAACAAGGCTGAAGCCGAGGCCGAGCAGGTCCGCCTGATGCACGAGGCCGGGGCTGATTTTGCTGTGCTGGCCCGCTACATGCAGATTCTCTCGGGCGAGTTTCTGGGCCACTTTGGCCGGCCCGTCATCAACATTCACCATTCGTTTTTGCCGGCCTTCGTGGGGGCCAACCCCTACCGCGCGGCCTTTAACCGGGGCGTCAAGCTGATTGGCGCCACCAGCCATTACGTCACTGAGGAACTGGACGCCGGCCCCATCATTGCCCAGGACGTGATTCCCGTAACCCACCGCGAAACGCCCGATACCCTGATGCGGCTGGGCCGCGATGTGGAGCGGCAAGTCTTGGCCCGCGCGGTCAAGGCGCATGTTGATGACCGCGTGCTGGTGTACGGCAACAAGACGGTGGTGTTCTGA
- a CDS encoding phytoene desaturase family protein, with protein MAVGRSVGILGGGLAGLALSALLAARGHHVTVYERDRLGGKLRRLKVGGLTFDTGPSLFTVPQVWRAYLARLGEPDPLNLQPLPGGLGQYHTPHGPVPLPVPPGHALFADWQRYVRMAAPLAPHLLTLLTTPPRLTDPAFLRASAALFRVTGHHLTAAAWLRARHFPPALSHALATQALNAGLAPQDAPALYALLPALVGAEVMRPARGMGALLDALKDSAAARGVVLREGEAVTRISGTALTLNGAEAVRHDLLVSALDPVRLAALRGQRAPSPLARRTVSGVALYAALPGPTSLPATSVLPPDDFRAFRAAVRAGQWPSSTLALVHAEGRRLSVLLAAPATGAAVTPEHPWVQFQVARIEETLGVPGLLASAQAVTALPPAHYAAGGHPGGALYGAAVPPWRGGPLHPQPYRVAPGLWQVGAGVHPGGGLPAILGGALLVDTLLAEANGR; from the coding sequence GTGGCCGTAGGCCGCTCAGTCGGGATTCTGGGCGGCGGCCTGGCGGGGCTGGCGCTCTCGGCGCTGCTGGCGGCGCGGGGCCACCACGTCACCGTGTATGAGCGCGACCGGCTGGGCGGCAAACTGCGGCGCCTGAAGGTGGGCGGCCTGACCTTCGACACTGGCCCAAGCCTGTTCACTGTTCCTCAGGTCTGGCGCGCGTACCTGGCCCGGCTGGGCGAGCCTGACCCCCTGAACCTTCAGCCGCTGCCGGGTGGACTGGGGCAGTACCACACGCCGCACGGCCCGGTGCCGCTGCCGGTGCCGCCGGGGCATGCCCTGTTTGCCGACTGGCAGCGCTACGTGCGGATGGCCGCGCCACTGGCGCCGCACCTGCTAACCCTGCTGACCACCCCGCCGCGCCTCACTGACCCGGCTTTTCTGCGGGCCAGCGCCGCCCTGTTCCGGGTGACCGGGCATCACCTGACGGCGGCGGCCTGGCTGCGCGCCCGGCACTTTCCGCCTGCCCTGAGCCACGCTCTCGCCACGCAGGCCTTGAATGCAGGCCTGGCCCCGCAGGACGCCCCGGCGCTGTACGCCCTGCTGCCGGCCCTGGTGGGCGCCGAGGTGATGCGGCCAGCGCGGGGGATGGGCGCGCTGCTGGACGCCCTGAAAGACAGTGCGGCCGCGCGGGGTGTGGTGCTGCGCGAGGGTGAAGCGGTGACGCGAATCAGCGGCACCGCGCTGACGTTGAACGGAGCAGAGGCTGTCCGTCACGACCTCCTCGTGAGCGCCCTGGACCCGGTGAGACTGGCGGCCTTGCGGGGCCAGCGGGCGCCCTCGCCCCTGGCCCGGCGGACGGTCAGTGGCGTGGCGCTCTATGCTGCGCTGCCTGGGCCGACCTCTCTACCAGCCACGAGCGTTCTTCCGCCTGACGATTTCCGGGCGTTCCGGGCCGCAGTGCGGGCCGGTCAATGGCCCTCTTCCACCCTGGCCCTGGTCCATGCCGAGGGCCGGCGCCTGAGCGTACTGCTGGCCGCGCCCGCCACGGGCGCCGCCGTGACGCCAGAGCATCCCTGGGTGCAGTTCCAGGTTGCGCGGATAGAGGAGACCCTGGGGGTGCCGGGCCTGCTGGCCTCTGCCCAGGCGGTCACGGCGCTGCCGCCTGCCCATTACGCCGCTGGGGGCCATCCGGGCGGCGCGCTGTATGGGGCCGCAGTGCCGCCCTGGCGCGGAGGCCCGCTGCATCCTCAGCCCTACCGCGTGGCGCCGGGGCTGTGGCAGGTGGGCGCGGGCGTGCATCCGGGCGGCGGCCTGCCGGCCATTCTGGGCGGCGCGCTGCTGGTGGACACGCTGCTGGCCGAGGCGAACGGGCGGTAA